The following proteins are co-located in the Manihot esculenta cultivar AM560-2 chromosome 9, M.esculenta_v8, whole genome shotgun sequence genome:
- the LOC110623000 gene encoding late embryogenesis abundant protein 47, with protein sequence MSQEQPLRPQESLDGDVSSLQRDLMQIPESATSSAAVDLGLSLAVAEIDSPRKRMVTESIAEQIAGKISQRVLMQQTAPATVQQGGSPYGGITIGEALEATALTAGQKIVEWSDAAAIQAAEVRATGRTTISPGGVAAAAQSAATVNARTARDEDKRKLADILMDATSKLPADRPATRKDAEGVTGAEMRNDPFLTTHPTGVAASIAAAARINQQNNFK encoded by the exons AATCCCTTGATGGAGACGTCTCCTCTCTCCAAAGGGATCTCATGCAGATCCCCGAGAGCGCTACGTCTTCGGCTGCTGTTGATCTGGGCTTGAGCCTCGCAGTCGCAGAAATTGATTCTCCTAGAAAGCGTATGGTGACTGAATCAATCGCCGAACAG ATAGCTGGGAAAATAAGCCAAAGAGTGTTAATGCAGCAGACAGCACCAGCCACCGTTCAACAAGGTGGGAGTCCGTATGGTGGTATAACCATTGGCGAAGCACTTGAAGCCACAGCACTAACAGCCGGACAAAAGATTGTTGAATGGAGTGACGCGGCGGCAATTCAAGCAGCGGAAGTTAGAGCCACCGGTCGCACCACCATTAGTCCTGGTGGTGTGGCCGCTGCTGCACAATCAGCAGCAACTGTCAATGCCAGGACTGCAAGGGACGAGGACAAGAGAAAACTAGCAGACATTCTTATG GATGCGACTTCAAAGTTGCCGGCGGATAGGCCGGCCACGAGGAAAGATGCAGAAGGGGTTACAGGAGCAGAAATGAGGAACGATCCATTCCTCACTACACATCCGACGGGTGTGGCTGCTTCCATAGCTGCTGCCGCCAGGATCAACCAGCagaataatttcaaataa